Proteins encoded together in one Musa acuminata AAA Group cultivar baxijiao chromosome BXJ3-6, Cavendish_Baxijiao_AAA, whole genome shotgun sequence window:
- the LOC135639954 gene encoding glutamate receptor 2.8-like, translated as MRSAFHLRLPSLLPVLLLLLLSSSLSYRPRGALAAQFDVGVILDRKTWIGKISRTCMIMAVEDFYKANPDYTTRLSLHWRDTDNSSISAASAALDLLKNVRVQALIGPQTSTQAKFVAKLGDKAQVPIISFSATSPTTSSSQNPYFIRTAWNDSSQAQAIASLVEAFGWREVVPVYEDSEYGASIVPHLIDALQEVGANVPNRSMVPLSATTDRRLVLAELQKLNQSRTRVFVVHMSYSLAFRLFSTAQEAGMMGEGYVWITTYGLTDLVDLQGPAAARIMRGALGIRPYVRNTTKLQGFKARWRRRYHQESVNDNVTEPTVYGLWAYDTVWSLAMAAEAVRASSSSPFTWSNVTNSSTDLGRLGSSPTGPTLRELILNTTLVDGMSGRFEMVEDGQVLQSRTFEILNVADDGWRRVGFWTPTHGASRHMNKATALRVVEWPGGGTKPPKGWEWPTAGNKLIVGVPVKPGFPQFVTANNSIPDGYCIKVFEAVLSQLPYHVPIQYEIYKDNHGESNGTYDDLVYQVFLQKYDAVVGDVTIRANRSLYVDFTLPFTVSGVSMVVPIRDERRKDAWTFMNPLTPNLWFASGAAFVFTGLVVWFLEHRINVNFNPGRASNQIGTVFYFSFSTLVFAHQEKVLSNLARVVVVIWLFVVLILQSSYTASLTSMLTVQQLQPTVSDVDQLVRDGSKVGYLKDSFMPGLLKRLKFNESQLIAYESPQEYHDALLNGSVAAIVDEIPYLKVFLSKYCDKFTMVGTIDKTSGLGFAFPKGSPLVPDVSRAILNVTETNKTKDLENMLYGNTSCPDKDPDMTSSRLTFNSFWGLFLISGATSFSALILHLVFFLYEHRHGLQDGRWRSILGWLATLAKLYSQTDSCADAPEKAKPQDGTATGDIPSSPYLDSGWQTPSSISNHANGYLGSEDDTGTPPEEETPGREISEQTQGSPSFAEMLRR; from the exons atgaggAGTGCATTCCATCTCcgtctcccttctcttcttcccgtTCTTCTCCTCCTGCTGCTGTCTTCATCTTTAAGCTATAGGCCTCGAGGAGCTCTTGCGGCTCAGTTCGACGTGGGTGTGATCTTAGATCGAAAGACATGGATTGGGAAGATAAGCAGGACCTGCATGATCATGGCAGTCGAGGATTTCTACAAAGCAAATCCAGATTACACCACCAGGTTGTCTCTCCACTGGAGAGACACAGACAACTCCTCCATCAGTGCAGCATCAGCAG CTCTTGACCTGCTGAAAAATGTCCGAGTGCAAGCTCTCATCGGGCCACAGACATCAACACAAGCCAAGTTTGTAGCAAAACTTGGAGATAAAGCTCAGGTGCCCATCATCTCCTTCTCTGCAACGAGTCCAACCACGTCTTCCTCTCAGAACCCATACTTCATCCGCACTGCGTGGAATGATTCCTCTCAAGCCCAAGCCATTGCGTCCCTCGTCGAAGCCTTCGGCTGGAGGGAAGTCGTTCCCGTGTACGAAGACTCCGAATACGGCGCCTCAATTGTGCCTCATCTCATCGACGCCCTGCAAGAAGTCGGCGCTAATGTCCCCAACAGGAGCATGGTCCCTCTGTCGGCCACCACGGATCGACGGCTTGTGCTTGCGGAGCTCCAGAAGCTGAACCAGAGCAGGACGAGGGTCTTCGTGGTCCACATGTCGTACTCTCTGGCCTTCCGGCTCTTCTCCACCGCACAGGAAGCAGGAATGATGGGAGAGGGGTACGTGTGGATCACCACCTACGGCCTAACCGACCTCGTCGATCTCCAGGGTCCGGCCGCCGCCCGCATCATGCGCGGTGCGCTTGGCATCAGGCCTTACGTTCGCAATACCACGAAACTCCAGGGCTTCAAggcgcggtggcggcggcggtatcACCAGGAGAGCGTGAACGATAACGTGACGGAGCCCACCGTCTACGGGCTGTGGGCGTACGACACGGTGTGGTCGCTGGCCATGGCCGCGGAAGCTGTTCGAGCTTCGTCGAGTTCTCCGTTTACCTGGTCCAACGTCACCAACAGCTCCACCGACCTGGGACGGCTCGGGTCATCCCCCACCGGACCGACGCTGCGGGAGCTGATACTGAACACGACGCTCGTCGACGGCATGAGCGGCAGGTTCGAGATGGTGGAGGACGGGCAGGTGCTGCAGTCGAGAACGTTCGAGATACTGAACGTGGCGGATGACGGCTGGAGGAGGGTCGGCTTCTGGACTCCGACGCACGGAGCGTCCCGGCACATGAACAAGGCGACCGCTCTTAGAGTCGTCGAATGGCCCGGTGGCGGCACGAAACCGCCCAAGGGATGGGAGTGGCCGACGGCCGGTAACAAGCTTATCGTCGGCGTTCCAGTGAAGCCCGGTTTCCCGCAGTTTGTGACGGCGAACAACTCGATCCCCGACGGATACTGCATCAAAGTATTCGAAGCCGTCCTGAGTCAACTACCTTACCATGTTCCCATCCAGTACGAAATATATAAAGACAACCATGGAGAGAGCAATGGAACATACGATGATCTCGTCTACCAAGTCTTTCTTCAG AAATATGATGCTGTGGTGGGTGATGTGACGATACGGGCGAACCGATCGCTATACGTGGATTTCACTCTGCCCTTCACCGTGTCCGGCGTGTCCATGGTCGTCCCCATCAGGGATGAGCGCCGGAAGGACGCGTGGACCTTCATGAATCCGTTGACGCCGAACCTCTGGTTCGCGAGCGGCGCCGCCTTCGTCTTCACCGGGCTGGTGGTCTGGTTTCTGGAGCACCGGATCAACGTCAACTTCAACCCCGGGCGGGCGTCGAACCAGATTGGCACCGTCTTCTACTTCTCCTTCTCCACGCTCGTCTTCGCCCACCAGGAGAAGGTGCTGAGCAACCTGGCCCGGGTGGTGGTGGTCATATGGTTGTTCGTGGTGCTCATACTGCAGTCGAGCTACACCGCCAGCTTGACCTCCATGCTCACCGTGCAACAGCTTCAGCCCACCGTGAGCGACGTGGATCAGCTCGTCAGGGACGGCAGCAAGGTCGGGTACTTGAAGGATTCCTTCATGCCGGGGCTTCTGAAGCGGCTCAAGTTTAATGAGTCGCAGCTGATCGCCTACGAGTCGCCGCAGGAGTACCATGATGCCTTGCTCAATGGAAGTGTTGCAGCCATTGTGGATGAGATACCCTACCTCAAGGTCTTCCTCTCAAAGTACTGTGACAAGTTCACCATGGTTGGAACCATCGACAAGACCAGTGGACTTGGATTT GCCTTCCCAAAAGGTTCACCACTAGTTCCTGATGTTTCCAGGGCTATTCTGAATGTAACAGAGACCAACAAAACGAAGGATCTTGAGAACATGTTGTATGGGAACACAAGTTGTCCCGACAAAGATCCTGACATGACTTCAAGCAGACTTACATTTAACAGCTTCTGGGGCTTGTTTCTCATAAGCGGAGCAACTTCTTTCTCTGCCTTGATTCTACATCTAGTTTTCTTCCTCTACGAGCATAGGCATGGTTTACAAGATGGTCGATGGCGCTCTATACTTGGATGGCTCGCGACGTTGGCCAAGCTCTATAGTCAGACAGACTCTTGTGCTGATGCACCGGAGAAGGCCAAACCTCAAGATGGAACAGCAACTGGTGACATTCCGAGTTCACCCTACCTTGACAGTGGGTGGCAAACCCCATCAAGCATTTCCAACCACGCAAATGGATATCTCGGATCTGAAGATGACACAGGAACTCCACCCGAGGAAGAGACCCCAGGGAGAGAGATCTCTGAACAAACTCAAGGTTCTCCATCATTTGCTGAGATGCTGAGGAGGTGA
- the LOC103986694 gene encoding probable xyloglucan glycosyltransferase 5 encodes MAPRLDFSDWWTRNSRKGTPVIVTMENPNYSVLEIDGPDEEAFGSMEKDRGKNAKQFSWNLLLKAHRAVGCVAWSATALWALLGVIKKRLISRQGGEKPGRGRLLLRVLRMFLVLSVVALAFEFVAYWNGWHFQKPNLQLPENLHIPETTEIRGWLHSAYLSWLLFRADYIAHPIQMLTNVCVVLFIIQSADRMILCLGCFWIKFKKIKPRIDGDSFKEYEHPMVLIQIPMCNEREVYEQSISAVCQIDWPKDRMLIQVLDDSDDEAIQILIRAEVSKWSQRGTNIVYRHRLVRTGYKAGNLKSAMGCDYVQNYEFVAIFDADFQPNPDFLKLTIPHFKGNPELGLVQARWSFVNKDENLLTRLQYINLCFHFEVEQQVNGVLLNFFGFNGTAGVWRIKALEDSGGWLERTTVEDMDIAVRAHLKGWKFIFLNDVKVLCEVPESYEAYRKQQHRWHSGPMHLFRLCLPDIIRSKISIWKKANLILLFFLLRKLILPFYSFTLFCVILPVTMFVPEAELPVWVICYVPLLMSFLNILPAPRSFPFIVPYLLFENTMSVTKFNAMVSGLFQLGSSYEWIVTKKTGRSSESDLLAAAERESKSISLSKIHKGVSESELSELSKLQEEQGKALPPVRKENKIYKKELALAFLLLVAAARSLLSAQGIHFYFLLFQGVSFLLVGLDLVGEQMS; translated from the exons ATGGCTCCGAGGTTGGATTTTTCCGACTGGTGGACGAGGAATTCACGAAAAGGCACGCCGGTGATAGTGACCATGGAGAATCCTAACTATTCCGTGCTCGAGATCGATGGCCCCGACGAGGAAGCGTTCGGCTCCATGGAGAAGGACCGGGGGAAGAATGCGAAGCAGTTCTCCTGGAATTTGCTCCTCAAGGCCCACCGCGCCGTGGGTTGCGTCGCTTGGTCGGCGACCGCGCTGTGGGCTCTGCTTGGAGTCATCAAGAAAAGGTTGATCTCCCGGCAAGGAGGCGAGAAGCCCGGCAGAGGCCGGCTGCTGCTGAGAGTTCTAAGGATGTTCTTGGTGTTGTCTGTGGTAGCTCTCGCTTTCGAGTTTGTTGCTTACTGGAACGGATGGCACTTCCAGAAGCCAAACTTGCAGCTGCCCGAAAACCTGCACATCCCGGAGACCACCGAGATCCGAGGGTGGCTGCACTCGGCCTACCTCTCATGGCTTCTCTTCCGAGCTGACTACATTGCCCACCCAATTCAGATGCTGACCAACGTATGCGTAGTTCTCTTCATCATTCAGTCAGCAGATAGGATGATCCTTTGCCTTGGTTGCTTCTGGATCAAATTCAAGAAGATCAAACCGAGAATCGACGGGGATTCATTCAAGGAGTATGAGCATCCCATGGTCCTAATTCAGATACCCATGTGCAACGAGAGGGAG GTGTATGAACAATCGATCTCTGCTGTCTGCCAAATCGACTGGCCTAAAGATCGGATGCTAATCCAAGTGCTCGATGATTCTGACGACGAGGCCATCCAGATCTTAATCAGAGCAGAGGTTTCTAAGTGGAGTCAGCGAGGTACAAACATCGTCTACCGACACCGGTTGGTTAGGACTGGTTATAAAGCTGGAAATCTGAAATCAGCAATGGGCTGTGATTATGTTCAGAATTACGAGTTTGTGGCGATATTTGATGCTGACTTCCAACCAAATCCTGATTTCCTTAAGCTAACTATTCCACATTTTAAG GGAAATCCTGAGCTTGGATTAGTTCAGGCACGGTGGAGTTTCGTAAACAAGGATGAGAACCTGTTGACTCGTCTCCAATATATCAATCTTTGCTTTCATTTCGAAGTTGAGCAGCAGGTAAATGGAGTTCTTTTGAATTTCTTTGGTTTTAATGGAACTGCGGGCGTGTGGAGAATCAAAGCATTGGAGGATTCAGGAGGTTGGCTGGAGAGAACCACCGTAGAGGATATGGACATTGCCGTTCGTGCACACCTCAAAGGTTGGAAGTTCATCTTCCTAAATGATGTCAAG GTCCTCTGTGAAGTCCCAGAATCTTACGAGGCTTACCGAAAACAGCAGCACCGATGGCACTCTGGACCGATGCACCTATTTCGCTTATGTCTTCCAGATATTATTAGATCAAAG ATATCGATATGGAAGAAGGCTAACTTGATCCTGCTATTCTTTCTTTTAAGGAAGTTAATCCTTCCATTCTATTCTTTCACATTGTTTTGTGTAATTCTTCCCGTCACGATGTTCGTCCCTGAGGCTGAGCTACCTGTTTGGGTAATTTGTTATGTGCCGCTCCTCATGTCCTTCCTCAACATTCTCCCAGCACCAAGATCTTTTCCGTTCATCGTGCCGTATCTTCTCTTTGAGAACACCATGTCGGTCACCAAATTCAATGCCATGGTCTCAGGATTGTTCCAACTTGGGAGTTCATATGAATGGATTGTTACCAAGAAAACAGGCAGGTCATCAGAGTCAGACCTATTAGCAGCAGCAGAGAGGGAATCAAAGAGCATTAGTCTTTCAAAAATCCATAAAGGTGTATCGGAAAGTGAACTCAGTGAGCTGAGCAAATTGCAGGAGGAACAGGGAAAAgctctacctcctgtcaggaaggAAAACAAGATTTACAAAAAGGAGTTAGCTCTTGCTTTTCTCCTCCTTGTCGCTGCAGCTCGAAGCCTGCTGTCTGCCCAGGGAATTCACTTCTACTTTCTTCTCTTCCAAGGAGTATCGTTCCTTTTAGTCGGTCTTGATCTCGTCGGAGAGCAGATGAGCTGA
- the LOC103986695 gene encoding RING-H2 finger protein ATL13-like isoform X2: MFPEIDDVVLEVRVLSNKTTRSVIFFISGLLHLLVRFLRRPNNREPDAMSNATALQGELQQLFHLHDAGVDQSFIDTLPVFQYTSIVGLKDPFDCAVCLCEFEADDKLRLLPKCSHAFHAQCIDTWLLSHSTCPLCRRSLLSDFSPTISCSPTFLVLETGSDSSRESVSTANLGVSGETDFETSIDETSQKPVEVAAVSVSEFAEAKVVPVKLGKLRSVDVGEGEGQATTSGNSNLDQRRCFSMGSYEYMMDESSSLRVTIKPTKKKPSLKNPGHRVAISECDCHSAREGFQVFDALRNAEFGTGDGNANLHRKESFSVSKIWLRSGKDEPIAEDASRRASSFRLPLHLERDEIKLKKSNETYSDVEAGNCNSHVVSRLDETPSFARRTLLWIVGNRTR; the protein is encoded by the exons ATGTTTCCTGAGATCGATGATGTGGTTCTGGAAGTGAGGGTGCTCTCAAACAAGACAACAAGATCTG TCATCTTCTTCATCTCTGGTCTCCTCCACCTCCTTGTGAGATTCCTCCGGAGACCGAACAACAGGGAGCCAGATGCCATGAGCAATGCCACAGCTCTCCAAGGTGAGCTTCAGCAGCTGTTTCACCTCCATGATGCAGGAGTGGATCAGTCCTTCATAGACACCCTTCCTGTCTTCCAATACACGTCCATTGTAGGCCTGAAAGACCCATTCGATTGTGCTGTGTGCCTCTGCGAGTTCGAAGCTGATGACAAGCTCAGGCTGCTTCCCAAGTGCAGCCATGCCTTCCACGCACAGTGCATAGATACTTGGCTCCTGTCCCACTCCACTTGTCCTCTCTGTAGGAGAAGCCTTCTTTCTGACTTCTCTCCTACCATTAGCTGTAGTCCTACATTTCTCGTTCTCGAGACTGGTAGTGATAGCTCAAGGGAGTCCGTGTCAACTGCAAATCTTGGTGTCTCCGGAGAGACTGACTTTGAGACTTCGATCGATGAGACATCACAAAAGCCAGTCGAAGTTGCAGCAGTCTCAGTATCAGAGTTTGCAGAGGCCAAAGTAGTGCCTGTTAAGCTTGGAAAGTTGAGGAGTGTGGATGTCGGTGAAGGAGAAGGTCAAGCAACTACTAGCGGCAATAGCAATCTGGATCAAAGGAGATGCTTCTCCATGGGTTCCTATGAGTATATGATGGATGAGAGCTCTTCGCTACGAGTCACCAtcaaaccaaccaagaagaagccATCTCTCAAGAATCCAGGCCACCGGGTTGCCATATCAGAATGTGATTGCCACTCAGCAAGAGAGGGATTCCAAGTGTTTGATGCATTAAGAAATGCCGAGTTTGGAACCGGTGATGGTAACGCTAATCTACACAGGAAAGAGAGCTTTTCTGTATCAAAGATATGGCTGCGCTCAGGGAAAGATGAACCGATTGCCGAGGATGCTTCAAGGCGGGCTTCGTCTTTCCGATTGCCACTGCACTTGGAAAGAGATGAGATCAAGCTGAAGAAGAGCAATGAAACATATTCGGATGTGGAGGCTGGGAACTGCAACAGCCATGTGGTGTCAAGGCTGGATGAAACCCCTTCATTTGCAAGAAGAACTCTGCTGTGGATTGTAGGGAACAGAACAAGATAG
- the LOC103986695 gene encoding RING-H2 finger protein ATL13-like isoform X1, which yields MNLALHASMKQGSLLSPVSLPLPSFTPTPPPPPPPTIVNFENRISPSILLIIVILAVIFFISGLLHLLVRFLRRPNNREPDAMSNATALQGELQQLFHLHDAGVDQSFIDTLPVFQYTSIVGLKDPFDCAVCLCEFEADDKLRLLPKCSHAFHAQCIDTWLLSHSTCPLCRRSLLSDFSPTISCSPTFLVLETGSDSSRESVSTANLGVSGETDFETSIDETSQKPVEVAAVSVSEFAEAKVVPVKLGKLRSVDVGEGEGQATTSGNSNLDQRRCFSMGSYEYMMDESSSLRVTIKPTKKKPSLKNPGHRVAISECDCHSAREGFQVFDALRNAEFGTGDGNANLHRKESFSVSKIWLRSGKDEPIAEDASRRASSFRLPLHLERDEIKLKKSNETYSDVEAGNCNSHVVSRLDETPSFARRTLLWIVGNRTR from the coding sequence ATGAACTTGGCCttgcatgcaagcatgaaacaggGGAGCCTTCTCTCTCCAGTTTCACTCCCATTGCCATCTTTCACACcaacaccaccacctcctcctcctcctaccatTGTTAATTTTGAGAACAGAATTTCTCCCAGCATCCTCCTCATAATTGTCATTCTAGCAGTCATCTTCTTCATCTCTGGTCTCCTCCACCTCCTTGTGAGATTCCTCCGGAGACCGAACAACAGGGAGCCAGATGCCATGAGCAATGCCACAGCTCTCCAAGGTGAGCTTCAGCAGCTGTTTCACCTCCATGATGCAGGAGTGGATCAGTCCTTCATAGACACCCTTCCTGTCTTCCAATACACGTCCATTGTAGGCCTGAAAGACCCATTCGATTGTGCTGTGTGCCTCTGCGAGTTCGAAGCTGATGACAAGCTCAGGCTGCTTCCCAAGTGCAGCCATGCCTTCCACGCACAGTGCATAGATACTTGGCTCCTGTCCCACTCCACTTGTCCTCTCTGTAGGAGAAGCCTTCTTTCTGACTTCTCTCCTACCATTAGCTGTAGTCCTACATTTCTCGTTCTCGAGACTGGTAGTGATAGCTCAAGGGAGTCCGTGTCAACTGCAAATCTTGGTGTCTCCGGAGAGACTGACTTTGAGACTTCGATCGATGAGACATCACAAAAGCCAGTCGAAGTTGCAGCAGTCTCAGTATCAGAGTTTGCAGAGGCCAAAGTAGTGCCTGTTAAGCTTGGAAAGTTGAGGAGTGTGGATGTCGGTGAAGGAGAAGGTCAAGCAACTACTAGCGGCAATAGCAATCTGGATCAAAGGAGATGCTTCTCCATGGGTTCCTATGAGTATATGATGGATGAGAGCTCTTCGCTACGAGTCACCAtcaaaccaaccaagaagaagccATCTCTCAAGAATCCAGGCCACCGGGTTGCCATATCAGAATGTGATTGCCACTCAGCAAGAGAGGGATTCCAAGTGTTTGATGCATTAAGAAATGCCGAGTTTGGAACCGGTGATGGTAACGCTAATCTACACAGGAAAGAGAGCTTTTCTGTATCAAAGATATGGCTGCGCTCAGGGAAAGATGAACCGATTGCCGAGGATGCTTCAAGGCGGGCTTCGTCTTTCCGATTGCCACTGCACTTGGAAAGAGATGAGATCAAGCTGAAGAAGAGCAATGAAACATATTCGGATGTGGAGGCTGGGAACTGCAACAGCCATGTGGTGTCAAGGCTGGATGAAACCCCTTCATTTGCAAGAAGAACTCTGCTGTGGATTGTAGGGAACAGAACAAGATAG
- the LOC103986696 gene encoding uncharacterized protein LOC103986696 → MAITCCSLCGPLPSVLTRPLLPPRSLGGWSGSSVAAAPSGRLRKVPALLVRASVVDSSESSSRFAKRMERAWLISQQPTPIACSSCGSNGSVECKWCAGTGFFILGNKMLCEVPSRNTTCVICMGKGSASCPDCKGTGFRAKWLEEPRPPSE, encoded by the exons ATGGCGATCACCTGTTGCTCTCTCTGCGGGCCCCTCCCTTCCGTGCTGACGAGGCCCCTTCTTCCTCCCCGGAGCCTTGGCGGGTGGAGCGGCTCCTCCGTTGCGGCTGCCCCTTCTGGACGCCTCCGGAAGGTTCCGGCGCTCCTTGTCAGAGCCTCGGTGGTCGATTCATCCGAGAGCTCTTCCAGGTTCGCCAAGCGCATGGAGCGCGCCTGGCTCATCTCTCAG CAGCCAACTCCAATTGCTTGTTCTTCTTGTGGATCAAATGGCTCTGTTGAATGCAAGTGGTGTGCTGGTACTGGCTTCTTTATCCTTGGCAATAAAATGCTATGTGAAGTGCCTTCTAGAAATACCACCTGTGTTATATGCATGGGAAAG GGTTCTGCTTCTTGCCCTGATTGCAAAGGCACAGGCTTCCGTGCAAAATGGTTGGAGGAACCTCGGCCCCCCTCTGAATAG
- the LOC108953190 gene encoding putrescine hydroxycinnamoyltransferase 1-like, with the protein METIESGMVVPAEETPTHSIWLSNLDLLVARSHTPTVYFYPPSAARPIGGFSFAVEALKAALAKVLVPFYPLAGRIGLDPAGRVEIQCTGEGALFMVARSASAMDDVLDDFAPSDTIRQMLVPSVESGNAPCPLVMVQVILFKCGGVCLGVAVHHTAADGLGALHFVNSWSDIARGINVSAPPSLDRTLLRARSPPTVLFDHVEYIQKSAAKPSTGKAPFDTAILKLSKEQLHLLKGSGGGKKGLSTFKAVTAHVWRSACKARKLGGDQETRLYMTADARTRVKPPLPAGFVGNGIFRTSAVAKVGEILSNSLEFGADKINDATVRLNDDYIRSLIDYLELQRDVRGLQKGSWVIPGTDLWVISWLGLPIYEADFGWGKPAIMVRATLQFSGLVYIMHDSGVEGGLSLAVAMEPENMPLFKQVFYEELEALKQS; encoded by the exons atgGAGACCATTGAATCAGGTATGGTGGTTCCGGCCGAGGAGACCCCAACACACAGCATCTGGCTCTCCAACCTGGACCTACTGGTGGCTCGCTCCCACACCCCCACCGTCTACTTCTACCCCCCCAGCGCCGCCCGACCGATCGGAGGTTTCTCCTTCGCCGTAGAGGCGCTGAAGGCGGCGCTGGCCAAGGTTCTGGTGCCGTTCTACCCCCTGGCGGGCCGGATCGGGCTGGACCCAGCTGGCAGGGTCGAGATCCAGTGCACCGGGGAGGGCGCCCTCTTCATGGTCGCCCGGTCCGCCTCCGCCATGGACGACGTCCTTGACGACTTCGCTCCTTCGGATACGATAAGGCAGATGCTGGTGCCATCCGTGGAGTCCGGCAACGCTCCTTGCCCCCTTGTCATGGTTCAG GTGATCCTCTTCAAGTGCGGTGGCGTGTGCTTGGGCGTAGCAGTGCATCACACTGCCGCCGACGGGCTCGGCGCGCTTCACTTCGTCAATTCATGGTCCGACATCGCCCGAGGCATCAACGTCTCTGCCCCTCCCTCCCTCGACCGAACCCTCCTCCGTGCCCGGTCACCGCCGACCGTCCTCTTCGACCACGTCGAGTACATTCAAAAGTCAGCAGCCAAGCCGTCCACCGGCAAGGCCCCTTTCGATACCGCCATTCTTAAGCTATCGAAAGAACAGCTACATCTCCTCAAGGGCAGCGGAGGCGGAAAGAAAGGTCTCTCCACCTTCAAAGCAGTGACGGCTCACGTATGGCGGTCAGCATGCAAAGCGCGCAAGCTCGGGGGCGACCAAGAGACGAGGCTCTACATGACGGCTGACGCACGTACCCGCGTCAAGCCGCCGCTTCCCGCAGGCTTTGTGGGCAATGGCATCTTTAGAACATCGGCGGTTGCAAAAGTCGGGGAGATCCTGTCCAATTCGCTGGAGTTCGGGGCCGACAAGATCAACGACGCAACTGTTCGACTAAATGACGACTACATAAGGTCGCTGATAGACTACTTGGAGCTGCAACGAGACGTGAGAGGCCTGCAGAAGGGCTCATGGGTGATTCCCGGCACCGATCTCTGGGTGATCAGCTGGCTGGGGCTGCCTATATATGAGGCTGACTTCGGGTGGGGGAAGCCGGCGATCATGGTGCGCGCGACGCTGCAGTTCAGTGGATTGGTGTACATCATGCACGACTCCGGCGTGGAGGGGGGGCTGTCGCTGGCGGTGGCCATGGAGCCGGAGAACATGCCGCTGTTCAAGCAAGTATTCTACGAGGAACTTGAGGCTCTGAAGCAATCTTAG